A genomic window from Martelella lutilitoris includes:
- the lexA gene encoding transcriptional repressor LexA, translating into MLTRKQQELLYFIHERMKETGIPPSFDEMKEALDLASKSGIHRLITALEERGFIRRLPNRARALEILRMPESMGAQPPRRGFSPSVIEGSLGKTPPPKPAAGASDSGSSDIPVMGRIAAGVPISAIQENTHAIAVPSEMLGTGEHYALEVQGDSMIDAGIFDGDTVIIRNINTASPGDIVVALVNDEEATLKRFRRKGASIALEAANPAYETRIFASDQVKVQGKLVGLIRRYH; encoded by the coding sequence ATGCTGACGCGCAAGCAACAGGAACTGCTTTATTTCATCCATGAACGGATGAAGGAGACAGGCATTCCCCCGTCCTTCGATGAGATGAAGGAGGCGCTTGATCTTGCCTCGAAGTCGGGCATCCACCGCCTGATCACGGCGCTCGAGGAGCGCGGCTTCATCCGCCGGCTTCCCAACCGGGCCCGGGCGCTTGAAATCCTGCGCATGCCGGAGAGCATGGGCGCGCAGCCGCCGCGCCGCGGTTTCTCGCCAAGCGTGATCGAGGGCAGTCTCGGCAAGACGCCGCCGCCGAAGCCGGCCGCCGGCGCTTCCGATAGCGGATCATCCGATATTCCCGTCATGGGACGGATTGCGGCCGGCGTCCCGATTTCGGCCATCCAGGAAAACACCCACGCCATTGCCGTCCCGTCCGAGATGCTGGGCACCGGCGAGCACTATGCGCTCGAGGTTCAGGGCGATTCGATGATCGATGCCGGTATTTTCGACGGCGACACGGTGATCATCCGCAACATCAACACTGCCTCCCCCGGCGATATCGTCGTCGCGCTCGTCAATGACGAGGAGGCGACGCTGAAACGGTTCCGCCGCAAGGGCGCTTCGATCGCGCTGGAAGCGGCCAACCCGGCCTATGAGACTCGGATTTTCGCCTCCGACCAGGTCAAGGTTCAGGGCAAGCTTGTTGGCCTGATCCGCCGCTACCACTGA
- a CDS encoding tyrosine-type recombinase/integrase, whose amino-acid sequence MCDNIAQKVRDITMNNACEMRLYDESNDRLYINPAERQRLIEAAEQTADLQAGTLCLTLLYTGCRISEALELTVFSVQPESRLISVRCLKKRKRHVIREIPVPPALIARLEQVHSVSLRQKTDTQNPWLWASHGSRINRSTAYRWVKQVMQEAGIAGRHASPKGLRHGYGIHAIRSGIPLHMLRKWMGHASMTTTAIYASAIGREEIELADRMW is encoded by the coding sequence GTGTGCGACAACATTGCCCAAAAGGTGCGCGACATAACAATGAACAACGCATGCGAAATGCGGCTCTATGACGAGAGCAACGACCGGCTTTATATCAACCCGGCCGAACGGCAGCGGCTGATCGAGGCGGCAGAACAAACGGCTGATCTTCAGGCTGGCACGCTCTGTCTGACCCTTCTCTATACCGGCTGTCGGATATCTGAAGCGCTGGAGCTGACCGTTTTCTCAGTCCAGCCGGAATCGCGATTGATTTCGGTGCGCTGTCTCAAGAAGCGTAAACGGCATGTCATCCGGGAGATACCGGTGCCTCCTGCCCTGATTGCCCGGCTGGAACAGGTACACTCGGTCAGCCTGCGTCAAAAGACTGATACGCAAAATCCCTGGCTGTGGGCATCCCATGGCAGCCGGATCAATCGATCGACGGCCTATCGCTGGGTCAAACAGGTGATGCAGGAAGCCGGGATTGCCGGGCGGCATGCCAGCCCGAAAGGCTTGCGGCATGGCTATGGCATTCATGCGATCCGCTCAGGCATTCCCCTGCACATGCTCCGCAAGTGGATGGGGCACGCCTCCATGACCACAACCGCGATCTACGCCAGCGCTATCGGCCGAGAGGAAATCGAACTGGCAGATCGAATGTGGTGA